From a single Aspergillus puulaauensis MK2 DNA, chromosome 2, nearly complete sequence genomic region:
- the CAM1_1 gene encoding calmodulin (COG:T;~EggNog:ENOG410PK2F;~InterPro:IPR011992,IPR039030,IPR002048,IPR018247;~PFAM:PF00036,PF13499,PF13405,PF08726,PF13202, PF13833;~go_function: GO:0005509 - calcium ion binding [Evidence IEA];~go_process: GO:0019722 - calcium-mediated signaling [Evidence IEA]) yields MRSLGQNPSESELQDMINEVDADNNGTIDFPEFLTMMARKMKDTDSEEEIREAFKVFDRDNNGFISAAELRHVMTSIGEKLTDDEVDEMIREADQDGDGRIDYNEFVQLMMQK; encoded by the exons ATGCGCTCGCTCGGCCAGAACCCTTCAGAGTCTGAGCTTCAGGACATGATCAACGAAGTCGACGCTGACAACAATGGCACCATTGATTTCCCAG AGTTCCTCACGATGATGGCTAGAAAGATGAAGGACACCGactccgaggaggaaattcGGGAGGCATTCAAGGTTTTCGACCGTGATAACAATGGCTTCATCTCGGCTGCCGAGCTGCGCCACGTCATGACCTCCATTGGTGAGAAGCTcactgatgatgaagtcgacGAGATGATTCGTGAGGCGGATCAGGATGGTGATGGCCGGATTGACT